Proteins encoded in a region of the Brevefilum fermentans genome:
- the ligA gene encoding NAD-dependent DNA ligase LigA codes for MTPNDLKAEYQALQAEIHYHNYRYHVLNDPVISDPEFDLKLKRLNAIEAAHPEWVTPDSPSQRAGAEPLEQFTKVVHPAPILSLANAFNGEDLRDWLARLTRLDARAEKADFVVEPKLDGLTVVLHYRNGSFVQGATRGNGEVGEDITENLRTIKALPLHIPVSADGPRVPTELVVRGEALITKADFENLNRRLEAEGQKTYLNPRNTAAGSLRQLDSRITAQRPLTLLVYAIVHHEGGDIPTTQWGTLNYLRELGFPVSTASRHCTELEEAIQFCLETDPNAFPYEVDGMVIKINDLILSEQLGVVGKDPRGAIAYKFPAQEVTTQLNDIGVNVGRTGVITPYAILEPVEIGGVIVKQATLHNFDFIKEKDIRVGDRVLVKRAGEVIPYVIGPIVDVRSGDEQPYRVPQNCPSCGEPITNPAGEVAYYCTNSACPAQLVRNLEHFVSRGAMDIVGLGINVGEQLINAGLVKDIADLYRLKKSDLLKLDGFADKKAENLLAAITASKAQPLERLITGLGIRGVGEVAAQALARHFSDLDALGHATQEEIEAIEGFGPNMAASIVEWFSSHENQVVLSKLKESGVWPRAESERVAGQQPLAGLTFVITGTLPTLSRSDAKKLIESRGGKVTGSVSSKTDFLVLGADPGSKLDQARQRGIATLSEDELQQLIKSRSI; via the coding sequence ATGACGCCCAATGATCTCAAGGCTGAATACCAGGCTTTACAGGCTGAAATTCATTATCATAATTATCGTTACCACGTGCTGAACGACCCTGTAATCAGCGATCCTGAATTTGACTTAAAACTGAAACGTCTCAACGCCATCGAAGCAGCGCATCCGGAATGGGTCACACCTGATTCACCTTCCCAGCGGGCTGGAGCTGAACCGCTGGAACAGTTCACAAAGGTGGTCCACCCGGCGCCGATCCTCAGCCTGGCGAATGCATTCAACGGAGAGGACCTGCGCGACTGGCTTGCGCGCCTGACCCGCCTGGATGCTCGAGCGGAGAAGGCGGATTTTGTCGTGGAGCCCAAGTTGGATGGGCTGACCGTTGTGCTTCACTACCGCAATGGCAGTTTTGTTCAGGGTGCGACGCGCGGGAATGGTGAAGTTGGGGAGGATATTACCGAGAATCTGCGCACCATTAAAGCGCTGCCGCTGCATATTCCGGTTTCGGCTGATGGACCCCGGGTTCCAACTGAGCTGGTCGTGCGCGGAGAAGCGCTGATCACCAAAGCGGATTTTGAAAACCTCAACCGCAGGCTGGAAGCTGAGGGGCAGAAAACGTACCTCAACCCGCGCAACACGGCCGCCGGTTCATTGCGGCAACTGGATTCACGGATCACGGCGCAACGACCGCTGACTTTACTGGTGTATGCAATTGTTCACCATGAAGGGGGAGACATTCCCACAACCCAATGGGGCACACTCAATTATCTGCGTGAACTGGGCTTCCCGGTGTCGACTGCCTCGCGTCATTGCACGGAGTTAGAGGAAGCTATACAATTCTGTCTGGAAACCGACCCCAACGCCTTCCCCTACGAGGTGGATGGGATGGTGATCAAAATCAACGACCTGATCCTATCTGAGCAATTAGGCGTTGTGGGAAAAGACCCACGCGGTGCGATTGCTTATAAATTCCCTGCACAAGAAGTGACCACGCAGTTGAACGACATTGGTGTCAATGTAGGTCGTACGGGGGTGATTACACCCTATGCCATTTTGGAGCCTGTAGAGATTGGCGGGGTGATTGTTAAACAGGCGACACTGCACAATTTTGACTTTATTAAGGAAAAGGACATCCGGGTCGGTGATCGGGTGCTGGTCAAGCGGGCTGGTGAGGTGATCCCGTATGTGATTGGCCCGATCGTCGATGTCCGCAGTGGTGACGAGCAGCCTTACCGGGTACCACAAAACTGCCCTTCCTGTGGTGAGCCGATCACAAATCCTGCCGGTGAGGTGGCGTATTACTGCACGAACAGCGCCTGTCCGGCACAACTGGTGCGCAACCTGGAGCATTTCGTCTCACGCGGCGCGATGGATATCGTCGGGCTGGGGATCAATGTCGGTGAACAGCTCATCAACGCCGGGTTGGTCAAAGATATTGCTGACCTTTATCGTCTGAAGAAAAGCGACCTGCTTAAATTAGACGGTTTTGCCGATAAAAAAGCCGAAAACTTGCTCGCCGCAATCACGGCTTCTAAGGCGCAACCCCTGGAGCGTCTGATCACCGGCCTGGGCATTCGCGGTGTGGGAGAGGTGGCTGCGCAGGCGCTTGCCAGGCACTTTTCCGATCTGGATGCGCTTGGTCATGCCACTCAGGAAGAGATCGAAGCCATTGAGGGTTTTGGGCCCAATATGGCTGCTTCGATCGTGGAATGGTTCAGTTCTCATGAAAATCAGGTTGTACTTTCGAAATTAAAAGAAAGTGGGGTGTGGCCGCGCGCCGAATCTGAACGTGTTGCCGGGCAACAACCCCTGGCTGGACTCACCTTTGTCATCACCGGCACGCTGCCCACGCTCTCGCGCAGCGATGCGAAAAAGCTGATCGAATCAAGGGGTGGGAAAGTCACCGGCAGCGTCAGCAGTAAAACCGATTTCCTTGTCCTGGGCGCAGACCCGGGTTCGAAACTGGATCAAGCCCGGCAGCGGGGTATTGCCACGCTTTCGGAAGACGAATTGCAGCAGCTAATCAAAAGCCGCTCGATCTGA
- a CDS encoding Ldh family oxidoreductase yields the protein MSNQDVYLPVDFLLEFIKECFVAFGTPPEDAQICADVMIASDLRGIESHGIGRLRYYYDRLITGQHDVNTKIDVIRESPTTAVLDGNHGLGMVIAKYAMNLAIEKAHTYGMGSVAVRNSTHFGIAGYYPSMAVDAGMVGFAFTNARPSVCPTFGTMPMLGTNPIAFGAPTDEPFPYLFDAATPIVQRGLIERFVREDKPAQEGWLVDPENKYLTDPKEILAALVKGDAAFLPLGGIGETMGGHKGYGLATIVEILSASLQTGAFLSALSGVNPDGSPAHFKVGHFFMALNIESFVDLEDFKRTTGSILRELRASRKAPGEERIYTAGEKEYETEIRVRRDGVRLPPNLQKDLIFVRDKLGLSQYEFPF from the coding sequence ATGTCAAACCAAGATGTTTACCTGCCTGTTGATTTTTTACTGGAGTTTATCAAGGAGTGCTTTGTTGCCTTTGGAACTCCCCCGGAAGATGCTCAAATCTGCGCTGATGTGATGATCGCTTCCGATCTTCGAGGGATTGAATCGCATGGGATCGGTCGATTACGCTATTATTATGATCGTCTTATCACCGGTCAGCACGATGTCAACACAAAAATTGACGTTATTCGTGAAAGCCCCACCACCGCTGTTTTGGATGGCAACCATGGCTTGGGTATGGTGATTGCAAAATACGCCATGAACCTGGCGATTGAAAAAGCGCACACCTATGGAATGGGCTCGGTAGCGGTGAGAAACTCAACCCATTTCGGTATTGCTGGTTATTATCCTTCCATGGCGGTAGATGCTGGCATGGTAGGCTTCGCTTTCACCAACGCCCGCCCTTCGGTATGCCCTACCTTTGGAACCATGCCCATGTTGGGCACCAACCCCATCGCCTTTGGCGCACCAACCGATGAACCCTTCCCCTACCTGTTTGACGCTGCCACACCGATTGTTCAGCGAGGTTTGATTGAAAGATTCGTGCGTGAAGATAAGCCAGCCCAGGAAGGTTGGCTGGTTGACCCTGAAAACAAATACCTGACCGATCCGAAGGAAATTTTAGCCGCGTTGGTTAAAGGTGATGCCGCCTTTTTACCCCTGGGCGGGATCGGCGAAACCATGGGGGGGCACAAAGGCTATGGTTTGGCAACCATCGTAGAAATTTTGAGCGCCTCTCTGCAGACCGGCGCCTTCCTGAGTGCGCTTTCAGGAGTTAATCCTGATGGGTCGCCCGCACACTTCAAGGTTGGACATTTCTTCATGGCGCTGAACATTGAGAGCTTTGTCGACCTGGAGGACTTCAAGCGCACCACCGGTTCAATTCTCAGGGAACTGCGCGCCTCACGCAAAGCCCCGGGCGAAGAGCGCATCTACACCGCCGGTGAAAAAGAATACGAAACAGAAATCCGTGTGCGCCGTGACGGCGTCAGGCTCCCTCCAAATCTGCAGAAGGATTTGATCTTTGTGCGCGACAAGCTGGGTCTGTCACAATACGAGTTTCCGTTTTAA
- a CDS encoding endonuclease/exonuclease/phosphatase family protein has translation MQVCQKPLKGTLLKDHFKFHQRMRLMMLSGLLAFSLVVSGCTRTPKPVPSQVMPTITKEADDPSPQVVAVDPGVSGTITISSIQGAGHVSPFENQQVEGIHGIVTAIRADGFYMQSLVPDNDPATSEGIYVLQGLIPSVRSGDEVLVNGLVKEGVLNGDPVNDLMITHIRHPSIEILSRGNPLPPPIIIGQDGRIPPTEVIDGQTQGRVIAGGDFNPHSDGLDFFESLEGMLVQINNAVVVGPTNQYKEIVVLPDNGAWASTRTPRGGIIVQQGDFNPERVILDDALREMPFVQVGDYSQQPIVGVMDYAYGNYKVQPIADVNFLAGNLQPSVPLTPALPGQIRVVTYNVEVLSALDSDRIKTLADHIVNGFAAPDIIGFQEIADNDGVTGKQAASAELTYQGIISAIAALGGPPYGFVDIEPLPDKDGGVPGANIRVGFLYRLDRGLSLVDAPRGDAQTPIDVDTLNGRVALSLNPGRIDPTNSAFTNSRKPLIVSFLIEDQPLFVINNHFISKGGDHALFGAVQPPILNSEVRRDAQAQVVYDFVETLLKIDPNSKIIVLGDLNDFHFSSPLETLKGDLLHNLIETLPIEERYTYIYEGNSQVLDHILVSEALYTQLLSVDILHLNSEFDYWHRFSDHDPIVATFKWESATP, from the coding sequence ATGCAAGTATGCCAAAAACCATTGAAAGGCACCCTCTTGAAAGATCACTTTAAATTTCATCAGCGCATGCGATTGATGATGTTGTCGGGCTTGTTGGCATTTTCGCTGGTCGTCAGCGGGTGTACCCGCACACCCAAACCCGTACCAAGCCAGGTAATGCCAACGATCACAAAAGAAGCAGACGATCCCAGTCCACAAGTCGTCGCTGTGGATCCTGGCGTGTCTGGCACAATCACAATTTCATCCATCCAGGGAGCAGGTCATGTCTCACCGTTTGAAAATCAGCAGGTTGAAGGTATACACGGCATTGTCACTGCGATCCGGGCAGATGGTTTCTATATGCAATCACTCGTTCCTGACAATGATCCCGCCACCTCCGAGGGGATTTACGTTCTGCAGGGGCTGATTCCATCCGTACGTTCAGGCGACGAAGTGCTGGTAAATGGGTTGGTCAAAGAGGGGGTGCTCAACGGTGATCCGGTCAACGATTTGATGATCACCCATATTCGCCATCCTTCGATCGAAATCCTTTCCAGAGGCAACCCGCTGCCACCACCCATTATTATCGGTCAGGATGGACGTATTCCACCAACAGAGGTGATCGACGGTCAAACCCAGGGTCGGGTCATCGCAGGTGGGGATTTTAATCCCCATTCTGACGGGTTGGACTTTTTCGAAAGCCTGGAGGGGATGCTCGTTCAAATCAACAACGCTGTTGTGGTCGGACCTACCAACCAATACAAAGAAATTGTAGTATTGCCAGATAATGGCGCTTGGGCATCCACACGTACCCCGCGCGGCGGCATCATTGTCCAGCAAGGTGATTTCAACCCTGAACGGGTGATCCTGGACGATGCTCTGCGGGAAATGCCCTTCGTCCAGGTCGGCGACTATTCACAGCAGCCGATCGTCGGCGTGATGGATTATGCTTACGGCAATTACAAAGTACAGCCTATTGCGGATGTGAATTTTCTCGCCGGCAATCTCCAACCCAGCGTGCCCTTAACTCCGGCGTTACCAGGGCAGATCCGCGTGGTGACTTACAACGTAGAAGTTCTTTCCGCCCTTGATTCAGACCGCATCAAAACCCTGGCAGATCATATCGTCAACGGGTTTGCAGCTCCGGATATCATCGGTTTCCAGGAGATCGCTGACAACGACGGCGTTACCGGCAAGCAGGCCGCCTCCGCAGAACTGACTTACCAGGGAATCATCTCCGCAATAGCAGCGTTAGGCGGTCCCCCATATGGCTTTGTGGATATTGAGCCCCTGCCGGACAAGGATGGGGGCGTCCCCGGGGCGAATATCCGGGTCGGCTTCCTTTACCGGCTGGATCGTGGCCTGAGCCTGGTCGACGCGCCCCGCGGGGATGCACAAACGCCGATTGATGTGGACACCCTCAATGGTAGAGTGGCTCTCTCACTCAACCCGGGGCGGATTGACCCGACCAATTCGGCTTTCACCAACAGTCGCAAACCATTGATCGTCTCTTTCCTCATCGAGGATCAGCCCCTGTTTGTGATCAACAACCATTTCATTTCCAAGGGCGGAGATCACGCCTTGTTTGGCGCCGTCCAACCACCAATATTGAACTCCGAGGTTCGACGCGATGCCCAGGCTCAGGTCGTCTATGATTTCGTGGAAACCCTGCTGAAGATTGATCCCAACAGCAAAATTATCGTCCTGGGAGACCTGAATGATTTTCATTTCTCGTCTCCGCTTGAAACGCTAAAGGGGGATCTCCTTCATAATTTGATTGAAACTTTACCGATAGAAGAACGTTACACCTATATCTATGAGGGCAACAGCCAGGTGCTGGATCATATCCTGGTCAGCGAAGCACTTTACACCCAATTATTATCGGTGGACATCCTCCACCTGAATAGCGAGTTTGATTACTGGCACCGATTTTCAGACCATGACCCGATTGTGGCAACCTTCAAGTGGGAGTCAGCAACGCCGTAA
- a CDS encoding SpoIIE family protein phosphatase, translating to MDIKIAIAKIDKHGFSNCGDTIEITERPNGGITVVMADGMIDHHGDKSMSTMVCHRVIDHISSGMRDGASIRAAASQIYSEHKGRVQANLWVISADLQTGTIIISRNNSLPVFLISDDVVDCLSSESEPIGKNTDVSPTIIELSIKPEMTLVAFSDGVYSAGAHNQQTMDICTTIGAFMEEQEPTAREIAEFLLQRAIRLDNGQPLDAMSIIVLQTSSRPSDNIRRMSISLPLET from the coding sequence ATGGATATCAAAATAGCAATCGCAAAGATCGACAAACATGGTTTCAGTAATTGCGGTGATACGATAGAGATTACCGAACGCCCCAACGGGGGAATTACTGTTGTAATGGCTGATGGAATGATTGATCATCATGGCGACAAGTCAATGTCGACAATGGTTTGCCACCGGGTGATTGACCATATTAGCAGTGGAATGCGTGACGGCGCTTCGATCCGAGCCGCTGCCAGCCAAATTTATTCAGAACATAAAGGTAGGGTGCAGGCAAACTTGTGGGTGATCAGTGCTGACCTGCAAACCGGCACCATCATTATTTCACGCAATAATTCGCTGCCGGTTTTCTTGATCTCTGATGATGTGGTGGATTGCTTATCCAGTGAAAGCGAACCGATTGGCAAGAACACAGATGTTTCGCCCACAATTATTGAGCTGTCAATCAAACCTGAGATGACATTAGTTGCTTTTTCAGATGGGGTCTATTCTGCTGGAGCTCATAACCAACAGACCATGGATATCTGCACCACCATTGGCGCCTTTATGGAGGAGCAGGAACCGACGGCAAGGGAAATTGCTGAGTTTTTATTACAACGTGCGATCCGTTTAGACAACGGACAACCGCTGGATGCGATGAGCATCATTGTTTTGCAGACGTCATCACGACCCTCAGATAATATCCGCCGGATGAGCATATCACTTCCTCTGGAGACGTAA
- a CDS encoding NAD-dependent epimerase/dehydratase family protein has protein sequence MRQKVVLITGANGEMGHGLIQVLSKQADTNIVALDVVPLDRALRNLVSTYIVGDVLDQMLLGRLVVEHEIAIIYHLASILSTKAEYNPETAHRINVEGTLNLLRLAVEQSQWQGESVKFIYPSSIAAYGIPTLKDKAEAGAVVESDWNFPTTMYGCNKLYCEHLGRYYNSHYRQLAADHDGKQTVDFRAIRFPGLISAETVPTGGTSDYGPEMLHAAARGEEYNCFVRPETIIPFMVMPDAIKALVCLAASPKNRLSKFVYNITSFSITAQQFFDIVKAAFPEAKIHFAVDEARQKIVDSWPECVDDSAARNDWDWSPDYDCERSFEEYLIPAIRKRYQ, from the coding sequence ATGCGTCAAAAGGTTGTGCTTATCACCGGAGCCAATGGAGAAATGGGTCATGGCTTGATACAGGTTCTATCAAAACAGGCAGACACGAATATTGTGGCATTGGATGTGGTTCCGTTGGATAGAGCCCTGCGAAACCTGGTCAGTACTTATATTGTTGGTGATGTTCTTGATCAAATGCTGTTGGGAAGGCTGGTCGTTGAACATGAAATTGCCATTATCTACCACCTGGCTTCGATCCTGTCGACGAAAGCGGAATACAACCCGGAGACCGCCCACCGGATCAATGTTGAAGGGACCTTGAATCTGCTGCGCCTGGCTGTAGAACAATCTCAATGGCAGGGCGAGTCGGTGAAATTTATTTATCCCAGCTCGATTGCTGCTTATGGCATCCCGACCCTGAAGGATAAAGCCGAGGCTGGCGCTGTTGTTGAATCAGATTGGAATTTCCCCACCACGATGTATGGCTGCAATAAGCTGTATTGCGAGCACCTTGGGCGATATTACAACAGTCACTACCGCCAGTTGGCAGCGGATCATGATGGAAAACAAACCGTTGATTTCAGGGCGATTCGTTTTCCGGGGCTGATCAGCGCAGAAACTGTACCAACCGGCGGCACGAGTGATTACGGACCTGAAATGCTACATGCGGCTGCCAGGGGCGAGGAATACAATTGTTTTGTCAGGCCCGAGACAATCATTCCTTTTATGGTCATGCCGGATGCGATCAAAGCGCTGGTGTGTTTAGCTGCTTCGCCGAAGAATCGGCTGTCAAAATTTGTGTACAATATCACCAGTTTTTCCATAACCGCGCAACAGTTCTTTGATATCGTGAAAGCAGCCTTTCCAGAGGCAAAAATTCATTTCGCAGTCGACGAGGCAAGGCAGAAAATTGTGGATTCATGGCCTGAATGCGTGGATGACTCAGCTGCTCGCAACGATTGGGACTGGTCGCCGGACTATGACTGCGAACGATCCTTCGAAGAATATTTGATTCCGGCAATTCGGAAACGGTATCAATAA
- the gyrB gene encoding DNA topoisomerase (ATP-hydrolyzing) subunit B — MSKQPVSYNANDIQVLEGLEAVRRRPGMYVGGTDHKALHHLIYEVVDNSIDEALAGTCDLISVTINEDESVTVSDNGRGIPVDEHPGRKVSALEVVMTTLHAGGKFSGTSYKVSGGLHGVGVSAVNALSEWCEVEVNRDGKVYFQRYEKGLPQGPVKVVAKAPKSQTGTTTTFKYDHTIFKGDETYKFDTLSQRFREMAFITRGVTIRLEDKRNNTQFTYYFEGGVSSFVKYLNRNRDTLHDVFSVEKEIDGIGIEAAIQYTESYSELVYAFANTINTIDGGTHLTGLRTALTRSINDYARKNNLLKDSDSNFSGDDTREGLTAIINIKHPDPQFESQTKVKLMNTEVQTYVQQVVSDGFTSFLEQNPSAARKIIQKCLTSARARDAARKARDLVIRKSALESMTLPGKLADCSERDPHRTELYIVEGDSAGGSAKQGRDRHFQAILPLRGKILNTERARLDKILANREVKALISALGTGIGEGFSLEGLRYGRVIIMTDADVDGSHIRTLLLTFFFRFMQELIEKGHLFIAQPPLYLVTYGKEKHYLYSEAEREALIQKITTNGSRYTIQRYKGLGEMNPEQLWETTMNPEKRTLLGVSIEDAAEADRTFDMLMGSKVPPRRRFIQTHAKEVRNLDV; from the coding sequence TTGTCTAAACAACCTGTATCTTATAACGCAAACGACATTCAAGTTTTGGAAGGTCTCGAAGCTGTACGCCGGCGACCCGGTATGTACGTTGGCGGAACCGATCACAAGGCGCTTCATCACCTGATTTATGAGGTTGTCGATAATTCCATCGATGAAGCCCTGGCAGGAACCTGCGATTTGATTTCAGTCACCATTAACGAAGATGAAAGTGTGACGGTAAGCGACAATGGTCGCGGCATCCCGGTCGACGAACACCCGGGGCGAAAAGTGTCTGCCCTGGAAGTCGTTATGACGACTCTCCATGCAGGTGGTAAATTTTCCGGTACCAGTTACAAGGTTTCTGGCGGCCTGCATGGCGTCGGCGTCTCGGCAGTCAATGCCCTATCAGAATGGTGCGAAGTTGAAGTCAACCGGGATGGTAAAGTCTATTTTCAGCGTTATGAAAAAGGTTTGCCTCAAGGACCGGTTAAAGTGGTTGCGAAAGCGCCAAAATCTCAAACCGGGACAACCACCACCTTTAAATATGATCACACCATCTTTAAGGGTGATGAAACTTATAAATTTGATACCCTGTCGCAACGCTTTCGTGAAATGGCTTTTATCACCCGCGGCGTCACTATTCGGCTTGAAGACAAGCGTAATAATACCCAATTCACCTATTATTTCGAGGGTGGCGTATCTTCATTTGTGAAATACCTCAACCGAAACCGTGACACGCTCCACGATGTCTTCTCTGTAGAAAAAGAAATCGATGGCATCGGTATTGAAGCAGCTATCCAGTATACCGAATCTTATTCCGAATTAGTATACGCCTTTGCCAACACCATCAACACCATTGACGGTGGAACACACCTCACCGGCTTGCGCACTGCCCTGACCCGCTCAATCAATGATTACGCCCGAAAAAACAACCTCCTCAAGGACTCCGACTCCAACTTCTCCGGTGATGACACTCGCGAAGGTCTGACGGCTATCATCAACATCAAACATCCCGACCCTCAATTTGAAAGTCAAACCAAGGTCAAGCTGATGAATACCGAAGTGCAGACTTATGTCCAGCAGGTGGTGAGTGACGGGTTCACCAGCTTCCTGGAACAAAATCCTTCAGCAGCCAGGAAAATCATCCAGAAATGCCTCACATCCGCACGTGCCAGGGATGCCGCCCGCAAAGCGCGTGACCTTGTCATTCGCAAGTCTGCGCTCGAAAGCATGACCCTCCCGGGCAAGCTGGCGGATTGCTCGGAACGCGACCCGCACCGCACAGAGCTCTATATCGTCGAGGGTGATTCCGCAGGCGGGTCAGCCAAACAGGGTCGTGACCGTCACTTTCAAGCCATCTTGCCTTTACGCGGCAAAATCCTCAACACAGAGCGAGCCCGCCTGGATAAAATTCTGGCAAATCGGGAGGTCAAAGCCCTGATTTCAGCCCTCGGCACAGGCATCGGCGAAGGCTTTTCTTTAGAGGGTTTGCGCTATGGTCGCGTCATTATCATGACTGATGCCGACGTCGACGGTTCTCACATACGCACGCTTCTGCTGACCTTTTTCTTCCGCTTTATGCAGGAATTGATTGAAAAAGGGCATTTGTTCATTGCCCAACCCCCTTTGTATCTGGTCACCTATGGAAAAGAAAAACATTACCTGTACTCAGAAGCCGAACGAGAAGCATTGATCCAGAAGATCACCACCAACGGCAGCCGTTACACGATACAGCGCTATAAGGGTCTTGGAGAAATGAATCCGGAACAGTTGTGGGAAACCACCATGAATCCAGAAAAGCGTACCTTACTGGGTGTAAGTATCGAAGATGCCGCTGAAGCAGACCGCACCTTCGACATGTTGATGGGTTCGAAAGTGCCTCCGCGCCGGCGTTTTATTCAAACTCACGCCAAAGAAGTCAGAAACCTGGATGTGTAA
- a CDS encoding DUF5656 family protein, producing the protein MPTKTALPDLERLSIVTAIIMLAFALTQLISYPAQNISFSVFGILIDFVLDFNILVIAFSVLLAAAGMDWLIQSHPEAQLFDNRWETIRHWIVPVLTALVIGVALIAFAGSLLWWVVYILGSLLLFAVFIGEYNVFVAGSAVNPLAIVGLNALSFVLFLLLSIAIFSANIRLYIRLPLLGIGALMVTSRTLFLRLGEWHTLWGLVISLVVSEVLIGFHYLPLNPIRQGLLLVGMVYALTSMVTGIKESRRSWAFWGEPVAMLLLTLIVSIVWA; encoded by the coding sequence ATGCCAACTAAAACTGCTCTGCCAGATCTCGAACGGCTTTCGATTGTTACTGCAATAATCATGCTGGCATTTGCACTTACTCAGTTAATTTCTTACCCTGCACAAAATATTTCCTTTTCGGTTTTTGGTATATTAATCGATTTTGTGCTGGATTTTAATATCTTGGTGATTGCTTTCTCTGTCCTTTTAGCGGCAGCAGGCATGGATTGGTTGATTCAATCGCACCCCGAAGCGCAACTATTCGATAATCGATGGGAAACCATCCGCCATTGGATCGTCCCCGTATTGACTGCACTTGTGATTGGTGTAGCGTTGATTGCCTTTGCGGGAAGTTTACTGTGGTGGGTTGTGTACATCCTGGGAAGCTTGTTGTTGTTTGCAGTTTTTATTGGTGAGTACAACGTGTTCGTCGCCGGGAGCGCGGTTAATCCATTGGCAATTGTCGGATTGAACGCGCTTTCTTTTGTGCTTTTCTTGCTCTTATCAATTGCAATTTTTTCCGCCAATATCCGTTTATATATTCGCTTGCCGCTGCTTGGGATTGGGGCGTTGATGGTCACCTCGCGGACTTTGTTTTTAAGATTGGGAGAGTGGCACACACTGTGGGGGCTGGTGATCAGCCTGGTGGTTTCAGAGGTTTTGATCGGTTTTCATTATTTACCGTTGAACCCAATTCGGCAAGGTTTACTGTTGGTCGGGATGGTGTATGCTCTCACCAGTATGGTTACTGGAATCAAAGAATCCCGACGATCCTGGGCATTTTGGGGTGAACCTGTGGCGATGTTATTATTGACGCTAATTGTGAGTATTGTCTGGGCTTAA
- a CDS encoding MBL fold metallo-hydrolase: MLREIIAENIFWFQSETYAQVTAGVVAGPKWAVLIDTLMPQESLMLRDYIEEKLNLSVRYVINTHHHADHCWGNCFFPGATIIGHEKCRQLLLDRAPSALEVARQDSPLYKQLSIVPPQITFQDGHLRLKVGKKHLLIFSTPGHSADGISVLAEEDRVLFAGDAFMSIPFVVEGDPEQSIQTMQSFAGLGLENIIQGHGEIILRGEVEEKIRENVTYVKTLQKAVNSAKRRENPLEVLDNIDVETCGKSRVLLGGLASELHRRNLRSMYFQSLKEFPLEQND, from the coding sequence ATGCTTCGCGAGATCATAGCGGAAAACATATTTTGGTTCCAAAGTGAAACATATGCACAGGTTACTGCCGGAGTGGTTGCTGGACCAAAATGGGCGGTTTTGATTGACACCCTCATGCCTCAAGAAAGTTTGATGTTGCGAGATTACATTGAAGAAAAACTCAATCTCTCGGTTCGATATGTGATTAACACACATCATCACGCAGACCATTGCTGGGGCAATTGTTTCTTTCCGGGAGCAACCATTATCGGGCATGAAAAATGCCGACAGTTACTCTTAGATCGGGCGCCTTCCGCTCTTGAGGTCGCCAGGCAGGACAGCCCCCTCTACAAACAACTTAGCATCGTCCCACCTCAAATCACCTTTCAAGACGGCCATTTACGTCTCAAAGTTGGGAAAAAGCATCTGCTGATTTTCTCCACACCCGGCCATTCAGCAGATGGAATCTCTGTTCTGGCTGAAGAAGACCGCGTCCTGTTTGCTGGCGACGCCTTCATGTCCATCCCCTTCGTTGTTGAAGGAGACCCTGAACAAAGCATCCAAACGATGCAGAGTTTTGCTGGTTTGGGCTTGGAAAACATTATCCAGGGTCACGGTGAAATAATTCTGCGGGGTGAAGTTGAAGAAAAAATTCGGGAAAATGTCACCTATGTAAAGACCTTGCAAAAAGCGGTAAACTCCGCCAAGAGAAGAGAAAATCCGCTTGAGGTTTTAGATAACATTGACGTTGAAACCTGCGGAAAAAGCAGGGTCCTCTTAGGTGGGCTTGCCAGTGAGCTTCACCGACGCAATTTACGCTCAATGTATTTTCAATCCCTGAAAGAGTTCCCGCTCGAACAGAACGATTAA